A single region of the Nicotiana sylvestris chromosome 6, ASM39365v2, whole genome shotgun sequence genome encodes:
- the LOC104239987 gene encoding serine/threonine-protein kinase BLUS1-like isoform X2, whose product MDKKSLVKKPSEKRIQYPIGSEYYSLYEEIGQGVSALVHRALCNPLNEIVAIKILDFERDKCDLDRVSREAQIMVLVNHLNVLKSHCSFVCDQNLWVVMPYMAGGSCLHILKAAHPDGLREVVIATVLREVLKGLEYLHDHGYIHRDVKAGNILIDSRGGIKLGDFGVSAYLFDSGDRQRIRNTFVGTPCWMAPEVMEQLHGYDCKADIWSFGITALELAHGHAPFSKYPPMKVLLMTLQNAPPGLDYERDKKFSKSFRQMIASCLVKDPSKRPSAKKLLKHPFFKQARSSDYISRTLLEGLPALGDRIKELKRKEEDMLAQKKIPDGQKEEMSQNEYKRGISSWNFNLEDLKAQASLIPDEEILGENDQGGSTNSLPGLDNQGNRLQNQLSSLQLPKFQHQFSFGSQNSDATGFEDDNPSAPPSPADRTMTYSKAKNEKFDDDLSIASSIQDAQMSQNSSPCYEEMNVVGKGEHGTHAGAIEGIPINSCQRDKSSSQNISSCNVAFPQTSDDLPAEIFIKPSRTSAGSSEDFDEKTKYQVVQQRGRFKVTSENVDVEKVTPEHLATTQPLPPDATPANLSSQSIFPLLQNALQATITGTESILSAMRQVTRGDSTVDLGCIPSNSVGVEKSLLEAALDREKELIRENNDLRLRLLVAQEELQKYKTENKSSK is encoded by the exons ATGGACAAGAAAAGTTTAGTAAAGAAGCCAAGCGAAAAGCGAATACAGTATCCAATTGGATCCGAATATTACTCATTGTACGAGGAGATAGGGCAAGGAGTTAGCGCCTTGGTTCATCGCGCTCTTTGTAATCCTCTCAATGAGATCGTTGCGATCAAAATCCTAGATTTCGAGCGTGATAAATGTGATCTG GACCGCGTCTCACGGGAAGCACAGATAATGGTCCTAGTTAACCATCTCAATGTTCTTAAATCACACTGCTCCTTTGTATGTGATCAAAATCTTTGGGTTGTCATGCCGTACATGGCTGGGGGTTCCTGTCTCCACATACTGAAGGCTGCTCATCCTGATGGTCTCAGAGAGGTGGTTATTGCAACAGTCTTACGTGAAGTGCTAAAGGGTTTGGAATACCTTCATGATCATGGCTACATTCATCGGGATGTCAAA GCTGGAAATATTCTCATTGATTCACGTGGTGGAATAAAGTTGGGAGATTTTGGTGTATCAGCCTACTTGTTTGATTCAGGTGATAGGCAGCGAATACGGAACACATTTGTTGGAACTCCCTGTTG GATGGCACCGGAGGTCATGGAGCAATTGCATGGTTATGATTGCAA AGCTGATATTTGGTCTTTTGGGATAACTGCTCTAGAGCTTGCTCATGGGCATGCTCCTTTCTCAAAATACCCTCCAATGAAG GTGTTGCTAATGACATTGCAAAATGCACCACCGGGCCTTGATTATGAGAGGGACAAGAAGTTCTCAAAG tCCTTTAGGCAAATGATTGCTAGTTGCTTGGTAAAAGATCCTTCAAAAAGACCTTCAGCCAAAAAATTGTTGAAGCATCCTTTCTTTAAGCAAGCTAGGTCCAGTGATTATATATCAAGAACATTGTTGGAAGGCTTGCCAGCTCTTGGTGATCGCATAAAAGAATTGAAG agaaaagaagaagacatGCTAGCGCAAAAGAAGATACCAGATGGGCAGAAAGAAGAAATGTCACAG AATGAATATAAACGTGGGATTAGCAGCTGGAACTTCAATCTTGAAGATTTAAAGGCACAGGCTTCCCTG ATTCCAGATGAGGAAATTCTTGGTGAGAATGACCAAGGTGGGAGTACAAATTCACTCCCAGGACTTGACAACCAAGGAAACCGGCTTCAAAATCAGTTATCTTCTCTACAACTTCCAAAATTTCAGCATCAATTCTCCTTTGGAAGTCAAAATTCAGATGCTACAGGATTC GAAGATGACAATCCATCTGCCCCTCCTTCGCCTGCCGACCGCACCATGACTTATAGCAA AGCTAAAAACGAGAAATTTGATGATGATTTAAGCATCGCTAGTTCAATTCAAGATGCTCAAATGTCACAAAATTCTTCTCCATGCTATGAGGAGATGAATGTGGTGGGAAAAGGTGAACACGGGACTCATGCAGGAGCAATTGAAGGCATTCCCATAAATTCTTGTCAAAG GGATAAAAGTTCATCACAAAATATTTCCAGTTGCAATGTGGCTTTTCCTCAAACATCAGATGATTTGCCAGCTGAAATATTCATTAAACCCTCCAGAACTTCAG CCGGTAGCAGTGAAGATTTTGATGAGAAGACTAAGTATCAGGTCGTTCAGCAGAGAGGACGATTCAAAGTTACCTCTGAGAATGTTGATGTGGAAAAG GTGACTCCAGAACATCTGGCTACTACTCAACCATTACCACCTGATGCTACACCAGCAAATCTTTCTTCCCAGTCCATATTTCCACTACTGCAAAACGCTTTACAGGCAACTATTACTGGAACA GAGAGCATTCTTAGTGCAATGAGGCAAGTGACCCGTGGTGACTCCACAG TGGATTTGGGATGCATTCCGTCAAATTCAGTTGGAGTGGAGAAATCACTG TTGGAGGCAGCTCTTGACAGGGAGAAGGAACTAATTCGTGAAAATAATGATTTACGGTTGAG GCTATTGGTTGCTCAAGAAGAGCTTCAAAAATATAAAACAGAAAATAAGAGCTCAAAGTGA
- the LOC104239987 gene encoding serine/threonine-protein kinase BLUS1-like isoform X3, which translates to MDKKSLVKKPSEKRIQYPIGSEYYSLYEEIGQGVSALVHRALCNPLNEIVAIKILDFERDKCDLDRVSREAQIMVLVNHLNVLKSHCSFVCDQNLWVVMPYMAGGSCLHILKAAHPDGLREVVIATVLREVLKGLEYLHDHGYIHRDVKAGNILIDSRGGIKLGDFGVSAYLFDSGDRQRIRNTFVGTPCWMAPEVMEQLHGYDCKADIWSFGITALELAHGHAPFSKYPPMKVLLMTLQNAPPGLDYERDKKFSKSFRQMIASCLVKDPSKRPSAKKLLKHPFFKQARSSDYISRTLLEGLPALGDRIKELKRKEEDMLAQKKIPDGQKEEMSQNEYKRGISSWNFNLEDLKAQASLIPDEEILGENDQGGSTNSLPGLDNQGNRLQNQLSSLQLPKFQHQFSFGSQNSDATGFEDDNPSAPPSPADRTMTYSKAKNEKFDDDLSIASSIQDAQMSQNSSPCYEEMNVVGKGEHGTHAGAIEGIPINSCQRDKSSSQNISSCNVAFPQTSDDLPAEIFIKPSRTSVKILMRRLSIRSFSREDDSKLPLRMLMWKR; encoded by the exons ATGGACAAGAAAAGTTTAGTAAAGAAGCCAAGCGAAAAGCGAATACAGTATCCAATTGGATCCGAATATTACTCATTGTACGAGGAGATAGGGCAAGGAGTTAGCGCCTTGGTTCATCGCGCTCTTTGTAATCCTCTCAATGAGATCGTTGCGATCAAAATCCTAGATTTCGAGCGTGATAAATGTGATCTG GACCGCGTCTCACGGGAAGCACAGATAATGGTCCTAGTTAACCATCTCAATGTTCTTAAATCACACTGCTCCTTTGTATGTGATCAAAATCTTTGGGTTGTCATGCCGTACATGGCTGGGGGTTCCTGTCTCCACATACTGAAGGCTGCTCATCCTGATGGTCTCAGAGAGGTGGTTATTGCAACAGTCTTACGTGAAGTGCTAAAGGGTTTGGAATACCTTCATGATCATGGCTACATTCATCGGGATGTCAAA GCTGGAAATATTCTCATTGATTCACGTGGTGGAATAAAGTTGGGAGATTTTGGTGTATCAGCCTACTTGTTTGATTCAGGTGATAGGCAGCGAATACGGAACACATTTGTTGGAACTCCCTGTTG GATGGCACCGGAGGTCATGGAGCAATTGCATGGTTATGATTGCAA AGCTGATATTTGGTCTTTTGGGATAACTGCTCTAGAGCTTGCTCATGGGCATGCTCCTTTCTCAAAATACCCTCCAATGAAG GTGTTGCTAATGACATTGCAAAATGCACCACCGGGCCTTGATTATGAGAGGGACAAGAAGTTCTCAAAG tCCTTTAGGCAAATGATTGCTAGTTGCTTGGTAAAAGATCCTTCAAAAAGACCTTCAGCCAAAAAATTGTTGAAGCATCCTTTCTTTAAGCAAGCTAGGTCCAGTGATTATATATCAAGAACATTGTTGGAAGGCTTGCCAGCTCTTGGTGATCGCATAAAAGAATTGAAG agaaaagaagaagacatGCTAGCGCAAAAGAAGATACCAGATGGGCAGAAAGAAGAAATGTCACAG AATGAATATAAACGTGGGATTAGCAGCTGGAACTTCAATCTTGAAGATTTAAAGGCACAGGCTTCCCTG ATTCCAGATGAGGAAATTCTTGGTGAGAATGACCAAGGTGGGAGTACAAATTCACTCCCAGGACTTGACAACCAAGGAAACCGGCTTCAAAATCAGTTATCTTCTCTACAACTTCCAAAATTTCAGCATCAATTCTCCTTTGGAAGTCAAAATTCAGATGCTACAGGATTC GAAGATGACAATCCATCTGCCCCTCCTTCGCCTGCCGACCGCACCATGACTTATAGCAA AGCTAAAAACGAGAAATTTGATGATGATTTAAGCATCGCTAGTTCAATTCAAGATGCTCAAATGTCACAAAATTCTTCTCCATGCTATGAGGAGATGAATGTGGTGGGAAAAGGTGAACACGGGACTCATGCAGGAGCAATTGAAGGCATTCCCATAAATTCTTGTCAAAG GGATAAAAGTTCATCACAAAATATTTCCAGTTGCAATGTGGCTTTTCCTCAAACATCAGATGATTTGCCAGCTGAAATATTCATTAAACCCTCCAGAACTTCAG TGAAGATTTTGATGAGAAGACTAAGTATCAGGTCGTTCAGCAGAGAGGACGATTCAAAGTTACCTCTGAGAATGTTGATGTGGAAAAG GTGA
- the LOC104239987 gene encoding uncharacterized protein isoform X1 produces MDKKSLVKKPSEKRIQYPIGSEYYSLYEEIGQGVSALVHRALCNPLNEIVAIKILDFERDKCDLDRVSREAQIMVLVNHLNVLKSHCSFVCDQNLWVVMPYMAGGSCLHILKAAHPDGLREVVIATVLREVLKGLEYLHDHGYIHRDVKAGNILIDSRGGIKLGDFGVSAYLFDSGDRQRIRNTFVGTPCWMAPEVMEQLHGYDCKADIWSFGITALELAHGHAPFSKYPPMKVLLMTLQNAPPGLDYERDKKFSKSFRQMIASCLVKDPSKRPSAKKLLKHPFFKQARSSDYISRTLLEGLPALGDRIKELKRKEEDMLAQKKIPDGQKEEMSQNEYKRGISSWNFNLEDLKAQASLIPDEEILGENDQGGSTNSLPGLDNQGNRLQNQLSSLQLPKFQHQFSFGSQNSDATGFEDDNPSAPPSPADRTMTYSKAKNEKFDDDLSIASSIQDAQMSQNSSPCYEEMNVVGKGEHGTHAGAIEGIPINSCQRDKSSSQNISSCNVAFPQTSDDLPAEIFIKPSRTSAGSSEDFDEKTKYQVVQQRGRFKVTSENVDVEKVTPEHLATTQPLPPDATPANLSSQSIFPLLQNALQATITGTESILSAMRQVTRGDSTANGSVDLGCIPSNSVGVEKSLLEAALDREKELIRENNDLRLRLLVAQEELQKYKTENKSSK; encoded by the exons ATGGACAAGAAAAGTTTAGTAAAGAAGCCAAGCGAAAAGCGAATACAGTATCCAATTGGATCCGAATATTACTCATTGTACGAGGAGATAGGGCAAGGAGTTAGCGCCTTGGTTCATCGCGCTCTTTGTAATCCTCTCAATGAGATCGTTGCGATCAAAATCCTAGATTTCGAGCGTGATAAATGTGATCTG GACCGCGTCTCACGGGAAGCACAGATAATGGTCCTAGTTAACCATCTCAATGTTCTTAAATCACACTGCTCCTTTGTATGTGATCAAAATCTTTGGGTTGTCATGCCGTACATGGCTGGGGGTTCCTGTCTCCACATACTGAAGGCTGCTCATCCTGATGGTCTCAGAGAGGTGGTTATTGCAACAGTCTTACGTGAAGTGCTAAAGGGTTTGGAATACCTTCATGATCATGGCTACATTCATCGGGATGTCAAA GCTGGAAATATTCTCATTGATTCACGTGGTGGAATAAAGTTGGGAGATTTTGGTGTATCAGCCTACTTGTTTGATTCAGGTGATAGGCAGCGAATACGGAACACATTTGTTGGAACTCCCTGTTG GATGGCACCGGAGGTCATGGAGCAATTGCATGGTTATGATTGCAA AGCTGATATTTGGTCTTTTGGGATAACTGCTCTAGAGCTTGCTCATGGGCATGCTCCTTTCTCAAAATACCCTCCAATGAAG GTGTTGCTAATGACATTGCAAAATGCACCACCGGGCCTTGATTATGAGAGGGACAAGAAGTTCTCAAAG tCCTTTAGGCAAATGATTGCTAGTTGCTTGGTAAAAGATCCTTCAAAAAGACCTTCAGCCAAAAAATTGTTGAAGCATCCTTTCTTTAAGCAAGCTAGGTCCAGTGATTATATATCAAGAACATTGTTGGAAGGCTTGCCAGCTCTTGGTGATCGCATAAAAGAATTGAAG agaaaagaagaagacatGCTAGCGCAAAAGAAGATACCAGATGGGCAGAAAGAAGAAATGTCACAG AATGAATATAAACGTGGGATTAGCAGCTGGAACTTCAATCTTGAAGATTTAAAGGCACAGGCTTCCCTG ATTCCAGATGAGGAAATTCTTGGTGAGAATGACCAAGGTGGGAGTACAAATTCACTCCCAGGACTTGACAACCAAGGAAACCGGCTTCAAAATCAGTTATCTTCTCTACAACTTCCAAAATTTCAGCATCAATTCTCCTTTGGAAGTCAAAATTCAGATGCTACAGGATTC GAAGATGACAATCCATCTGCCCCTCCTTCGCCTGCCGACCGCACCATGACTTATAGCAA AGCTAAAAACGAGAAATTTGATGATGATTTAAGCATCGCTAGTTCAATTCAAGATGCTCAAATGTCACAAAATTCTTCTCCATGCTATGAGGAGATGAATGTGGTGGGAAAAGGTGAACACGGGACTCATGCAGGAGCAATTGAAGGCATTCCCATAAATTCTTGTCAAAG GGATAAAAGTTCATCACAAAATATTTCCAGTTGCAATGTGGCTTTTCCTCAAACATCAGATGATTTGCCAGCTGAAATATTCATTAAACCCTCCAGAACTTCAG CCGGTAGCAGTGAAGATTTTGATGAGAAGACTAAGTATCAGGTCGTTCAGCAGAGAGGACGATTCAAAGTTACCTCTGAGAATGTTGATGTGGAAAAG GTGACTCCAGAACATCTGGCTACTACTCAACCATTACCACCTGATGCTACACCAGCAAATCTTTCTTCCCAGTCCATATTTCCACTACTGCAAAACGCTTTACAGGCAACTATTACTGGAACA GAGAGCATTCTTAGTGCAATGAGGCAAGTGACCCGTGGTGACTCCACAG CTAACGGTTCAGTGGATTTGGGATGCATTCCGTCAAATTCAGTTGGAGTGGAGAAATCACTG TTGGAGGCAGCTCTTGACAGGGAGAAGGAACTAATTCGTGAAAATAATGATTTACGGTTGAG GCTATTGGTTGCTCAAGAAGAGCTTCAAAAATATAAAACAGAAAATAAGAGCTCAAAGTGA